GTACATGCACAGCACACGCGGGAGAGCGAGGCCCGGCCGTGTCACCGTGAACAGGCTCACGGCCAGGTGGAGGCGGGTGGTGACAGGGCCGCAGAGAGGCCTCATCTCTCCAGAACCTTCTGTCCTAGTCCAGTTTCTTACGGAACGGTTTCCTTCTAGCATCCGCGTTTTCAGGGCTGAAGTCCGCACAGAAGCCGTTGGGGGTTGGAGTGGGGGGCGTCTGTGCGCAGCTGTCCGAATGTGTCTGCTTGGGGTACAGGTACTCCTCTGCGAAGTTGGGGAACATTTCCGCAAACCTGCAGAAGTCAGCTGGAAAGACAGAGGCACTGGGTTACCAGGGGGCAGACGTCTGGAATCTGGGGGCTCCTGTCCCTGGGCCTGCATGGGCCACCACCTCACACCCTTCCAGTAGGGCTGGAATCCCCAgcggagaggggcagggagagggagcgggtgggggagggaaggggtggggggagaagggcaggaggaggagggaggcagaagggaggggaatggggaggaggagaggaaggaggggagggggcaggatctCCGTCGCACATAGCAGAGCTGGCCACTGTGTCCTTTTGGCTATTCTTGTTTGGGGGAAGTCTACAGAAAACACAATTTTGGATTCAGCGGTGTGTTCCCGGTACTCTGTATGCGTGAGGGAGACATGTTCATCAGAGGATCTGCTCTGGGGACAGGACAAAGTGTCACGGAGGACCTGATACTCCGCACGGCAGGTGCTGTCGAGGGATGCGGCCACGCTCTGGAGACCACGCGCACGTGCGTGGGAGACAGGCCACGGTCCGAGCTGGTCACAGGGCCCGAGTGGCTCAGAGCCTGTGCATCTCCCAACAGCCCCGGACCCAGTCCCGGGGTGCAGAGTGCCCTCCAAGAGCTGGGAGACACTCATGGGCCTGGTGTGGGGGACCACAGACCCCCAGGAACACCGCCCGGGCTCCTCCGGGGGACACAGAATGACTTACTGGAAAATGTCTGCAGTCGGTCAGTGCTCACTGTGAGCGACCCCCCCTCACCATCCGAACGCACCAGGACACAGGGTCTACTCTTCGTGcaggaggacacacacacacacacgctaaaTCAACAAGCACACTCGTGTCTGACATTTGGATGCAAACGTCCAAACAAGACATGAACAATGACCTTTCCTGAGCAAATGTCTACTTTTTTTTAGCGAGCATACATTCACTTCCAAATGTGCACACTGGCGGGCCCGCTGAGGGGGGCTGCCTTCCAGGGATCCTGCTGCCCCAGACCCCTTCCCCTCAGCCAGCAAGTGGGTTTCAGGTCTGAGTCCCTGAGGATCTTAGCTGTCCCAATTCATGTGGGTAAAAGTGATGagcccccccaccgccccctgcGAGGTCACGCCCGCAGCGGTCAGTGCTGATGGGGCCAGCTCTTCGCTTCCACGGAGGACCCAGATCACGGACCCCCGTGGGCTGCCACGGCCCAGCCTCAGCACACACTGTCTACAGCCCCGGGGACGGCGTGGTCTGGGGTCCAAGCTTGGGCTTCTGATCTGGCTCTCGTCAACCCCACACAAATCAGACTCAAAATCCCCTAATAGTCCCTGCTGGGCTTGGGGGAGAATCTTCCTTCTGGGACCTTTGTGCTGCACAAGACAACACCGTGTCCTGGTGAGCACGCATGGGCACTGCTTCCACTTCGTCCCCGTGCCCCACCTCCTGGGCACACCCCCGTACAACGGGGCCCTCCTCCCCCGTGCCTGGGCCACTCACCGAATGTGATCCTCCCCGTCCCCTCCTGGTCGATGGCCTGGAAAAGGCTGGTCACACTGAGCTCTGCCACTCCTAAGGCAGTCTTGAGGATGCTGGACAGGGTGTCCTCATCGATGTCGCCATCCTGTGACCCGTACATCTGCAGGCAGAGCCCGGCGTCACCCCATGACCCCCCAACCGTGCAGGCGTCCCGTTTCTCCTGCTCACGGGGTTCCCAGCTCTCGAGCAGGCCCTGACCCCACCGGTTCAGAACAGCCAGAGCTCCGCTCACAAGCTGACCCCCACGGGGAACTGAGGTCTGTGTGCACAGCCTGCCCTCCCACTAGAGGGGGCTCCGGGCAGCAGTGTGTGTCCCCTGGGTCAGGGACGGAGCCGGCACCCTGGGCTTGCTGGCACACGTGGGGGCTCGTGGGCTTCTGCTCAATGACATGAACGAGCCGCCACCTTGCTTGACCTTTAGGACCTTTAGGAGGTGGTTGACCCATGGACCCTCTTTCCAACAGCTTCTGCTTTGGTTCCGGCATGGGACCGAGAGAAAGGCACCGAAGGATTAGTGCCATGAACCACGGTGTGGTCCCCCTGCTGGGAAAGGCTGTCCGCCCCTGTCAGGCAGGCCCAGCAGCatgggcttggggggggggattgtCATCCTCTCCTTGGCTCCCCCTCCTTCCGCAGCCCGGTAAGCCTGCCCCTCAGGCAGGAGCCTCGGTGATGCGGCCTGGAGAATAGTCAGCTCCATGTTCTGAGAGCAAGCCAAGCACGGCCATTATTCTCACACCAGACTCTACAAGCTGGCAGCAGAGAAGCTGCCCCAGGTTGGGGTCCATCAAAATGGGGTGTGCTGAAGGCAGGCGCAGCAGAGGGGCCACAAGCCAGGTGCAGGCCTAGGGTCCTCCGAGCTAGCCTGCTCAGGCTGGAAGAGGCAGGTCAGGCCCCCAAATATCAATGTCACCCAGTTAATTCTCATACAGGGCACTGTACACCGAGCGGGTTTCAGTCATGCTACGGGGAGGGTCTGCTGGGGTCATTCTCCAAGCAGTGAGAGACAAGCAGCTGCTTGGCTTACACATCAGGTTCTCATGAATCTGGCTAATGTGAGTTGCCCCCGCAAGAAGTACCCATTCTGAGACCTTGACAAACTGTTTCTAGGTGAATAATGCCAGCCCAGCTCTATCCTAGCTGACAGTGTCCTGGTGAAGCCAGTCAGGTGAATCTGCAGGTGAGCGGGGACCCCATTATGGGTATCTCCCAGACTCCCACAATCCCTGCAGCAGGGATGAATGGCTCGGCTCTGGGCAGGCAGCTCCTTCGCACCCTAAGTCAACGGGCTGATGAAGAGGTTGCGTTGGGAGAACTGACAGGTAGGGGGCTGCACAGGATGGATGTGTTACAGCACTTGGCGTGGGGCACCCGCCAGCCCTGTCCGGGGACCCTGGAACTCACGAAGACCCTACCCTGTGCTCTTCTTACGAATGTGCATTACAAACTGCAGGCAGAAACTGATCCGGGAGGTTTGGGGGCATTTGTACGAACAGTGGCTGATACGAGCTTCTGTGAAAATAGTAGTCAGGCGCAGAGTAAGTCTGCCCGTGTAAGAAGGGGCTGTGAAGATGTAGGACAGGCCTGGCGTGACCCCGGGTCTCACTGTCCCTACAAATTAAACTCACGTAAATGCCACACTTGCCTTGAACGCCAGCTGGATGGTGTCCAGAGTCTGGGCCGGCCGGCAGACGACAGACAGGGCAACCACGTACTCCCGAGGGTCCATCCTGCCGTCTCCGCTCTGGGAAAGAGACACGCCCTCAGGGGATAGCTCGGCCCCGGCCACAGGTGGGGGGAGCTGGGTCTGAACCCTCGTGCTGGATCTTATCGGCCTCCAGGAAATGAGTATTTTGGAAGAACATCCATAACCCACTGGCTTTTGCAAGGTGACCACACCACACACTGTTCAGGCCCTTATGAGTGACTTCCAGAGTCTAGGAGACCGGCGCCTGGAGCTTAAGCAAGCTCATGCCACATGATGGCCATCACCTGCTGAGGCTTTCCCTCGAGGAAAACCCCAGCACACACGCAGCAAGGGGCACGCTTGTGTTCTGAGAACCCAGTCGCTTGTGGCAGAGCAGTGAGCGTGCAGAAGGAAGGTGGGTCCGAGCTGCCGTGGCCTGAATGCCCAGGTCTGGCCGGCTGGACACTCACTGAGATCCACACAGCAGGTCCTCAGTGACCCTGGGGGTCAGCACGGACAGGCTGCTGCTTCCGACAAGCTGGCTATGGAGTGGGTGGGACGAGCCGGGGGGCCGACCCGAGGTGGAGCTGGGGCGGAGGGAGGCTCCCGGCAGCTGtctcccaccccccacgcccTGCAGGGCCACCCATGTCCAGGGCTGCACTGGCAAACACGGACTCCTCGTCCAGACACGATGGGTGATTAGGAGCGTGGTGGGCGGAGGCGCGTGGAGCGCTGCACGGGGACAGTCCCCACGCACGGCGTGGAAGGCCGATGGTGACCCTGTATGCTGATGGTTGGGAAAGAGGCGCACTACCTAGAAATTCTGGATTTCCGGAGGAGGGCACACTTTGATATTATCAGGCTTTTTCGCAATCCCATTTAAAACCCCAAACTACAGGTTTATCAGCAAATGTTAACTTAAATGTCAAACTTCTACGTGCGTTTAAAAAGCACGGGAGAAAATACCCAAGTGACAGGGTGGGCTGGTCGGGCGAGGAGGGGCCATTTCCCCCTCTACTTCCCAAATCCCCAAACTGCTTCTAACGAAAACAATATGCATCGGAAAGCTGGAGGTTTTCCCACGAAACCCCTCCCAGGGCGATGGCCCCACCTCATCGAACAGGGAGAACATGTCCTCCAGGGTGTCTGAGACGGGGACGCCCAGGTACTCTGCAAACTCGGGGAGACCCAGCTTTCCTCCCCTCTGCATCTTGGCGCTTTCGGAATATTTATCCAGATCTTTCTCGAGTGTTTCTGGTTTTAACCTACACAGAAAAAGACGGAAACATAGTTTTCGTTAAAATCACAGAATGCTAAAAACAGGAGATTCACAGTAACGAGACTCAGCAAAGTATTAAAATTACTTCTAGAGCGAGCAGCAAGTCCATCACCAACAAAGGTGCTCTAATAACCTGAGGGCACACCATGTATTCTGCCGCAGTGTCTACACGGGAGTGACGCCCCGTTGGCTGTGTGGACGCCCCCGGGCGGGTGGGTGTGACCGCCGGTGGGGACCGCTGTGCTGAGCACCGAGGGCTGTGAGACACCTGTGCATGGACTAGACTCGATACTCGGAGAGCTCCCACAAAGCCCTGAGCACAAGCACCTTTATCTGCTTGAAGGCCCAGCTGGCCCTCAGTGCCCACTGCGATCTCCAGCTTGGTCACCAACAACGGCAGGGGTGGGAGCCCCTGGGAGGGCCTGACAGaagcttctggaagcttccttAGAAAAAGCATCTCGGCAGTGCTCTTCAGAACCCTCCCCGCTCCTCAGAGAACCCCGCTAGCGCTGAGGAAGGGGCTCGAGGAACAAAAAGCGCCACACTCACCCCAGGCCCCTCACCAGCCTGGCAAATTCTAGAAGGCAGGTGTCCGCAGGGAGACGGAGCTGTCCTTCCGCCAGGGCCAGCTGGCAGTCCTCAAATGTGTAGTCGGTTACGGAGATGCCCAGGGCCCTGCAAAGAGAGGGGGGCACCCCGGTCAAGCACCCCCAGAGCAGCGGAGCGAGGAGGACGGCTCAGGGTGACCAGGGAGAGAGCGAGTGGCATCCGAGTAACAGAAGCcccactcccccctgccccgTGGCTCCCGACCAGGTTCATGCAGCAGTGGCACCCGTCCACGTCCCACTGAGACCCTGTGCGTCTGAGGCACACCGTGGCTCATGTGTGAGGACGTGCATTTGGGGTCGGTGACCCCTCCCTCTGGGGCCCATGAGGCTTATCTGCAAGTCATGGTTTTGCTGAGGTGTCTGTGTGCTAATTTTGTGGCCCCCATAAAACTTGTCTGAGTTAAGAATTTGCTATGAATACAGGTGGTGTCCAGGGTGGACGTGCACGCCATGGAAGGAACAAGCTTCCCAAGAACGTGGAAGGCTCCCGCGGAGCAGCCGTGGGAGATGGGCGGCTTCGCTCCCGAAAGCCCCGGTGAGTCTGCTCGGGGTGAAGAAAGAACTCCAGAAGCAGGAGGACCCGTCCAGCATCAGAACGAAGCCAACATctacaacttttaaaaactggACTAAATCACACGAATCTGCGAAGCCGTGAGCCGAGCAGGTGACCTGTTCTCGAGCCCGCAGGGGCTCGTCACGCAGCCCTGAGTGGAGTTCTGTCCCTTCGGCTCCTGTGGGCCCAGCAAGGCCGTCTCCAGCCACTATAGCAGAGAAAGCCTCAGGAGACAGCAGAAGCCCTCCCTGCAGCCCGGGTTCCACGAGATAAAGCCGGGAAGGcctcgtggggggggggggggacaccctGAAAACTCCCCCAGGTCTGGACACGTGGAAGAGGACAGGCTTCGTCTCCCCAGGCTGTTCACAGACAGGAGAAGCCATCTCCCCCGTCTGCTCTGTGTCCCTCCCTGTGAAGGGGCATCTGGGCAGGGCCCGTGCAGGACAGAAGGACGGCAAGGaaactgggggaaggaggggggaggcgATGGGGGTCCAAGCAGGGGCGCGTGGCCCCTATGGCTACAGCCCTTGCCCCAGGTGCTCGCCCCAGAGCCCTACGGGACCAGAGTTCTCACGCAAGCCCACGAAAGCCCCCTTCCACGCAGACACCTGTACCGGAAGCCACCAGGGGACAAGTACCCTGAACGCTGACACGCACAGAAAGACAACGTTTCAAGTCCACATCTGGCACTAAACATGAATGCTTACTAGTGGACCCCAAAGTCCAATTACGTGGAACCTGGGTCTCCCCCAAGCTTTGCGGTGAGCTGGGCATCACTGTGGTTTCCACCCTGCCAGGAAGCAAGTATGCAGCTGGTGCCTTCGAGGACACCACCCCACCGGGCGTCTAATTCGGAAGCTCAACTCGTCTTACGGGTGACCGGGGGCCGCTTTCATCAGGGCTGGAGGTGCCCCGAAGTCAGAGCTCAGCTGTTCTAAAGAACTGCATCAGATTTCATGGAAAATGACCTTCTTCTATTAAAGGAAACACAATGGTAGAAAATTTGCTAAGTATTTAAAACTaagccccctcccccaataaCCGAATGGGCTTTGAATCATCTCCAGAGTAGTTCCTCATTGCCATGACGATACCGTGCCATCGTGGCTAGGAGCAGGGGCTGCGAAGTCTTTCTTCCACAGCTATCACAATCCCCCCTGGCGAACTGAGGTATGAGCGTGTGGGGACAGAAACTAGGATTACCAGGAGCATCTTGGGTTATCCCGCAAGGAGGGAGCAGGCGTGCTCAGGGGCTGCCTGCGATGCTCACCAGGACCTGGCCCATTCTCAGTGGGTCTAAGGACCAGGAAGGCGACAACCCACTTCCACGTTTCTGGGTCCTCTCGTGGCAGCTGGGGCAGGGCGAGGCCCAGTGGCTTCTCTGCCCTTTTCCATTTGATGTATGATACTTCTCTTCTACTTAcagtatatgatatatatatatttaaacactaTTAACTAATTTATTCGAATGTGAACTAAAAAAATTGACACCTAACCTGTCAGACCTTCGATTCCACGGAGATTATTTCTTTACCGAGAGGCTGAACACCCTGACTTCCCCCAAACTGAGAGTCAAGTGCACCCTGATGGCCAACTCTGCTCTCCACGCGTCCCGGCGCGGGATTCCACGAGCCAGCGGGAGATGAATTCTAGCGAGTGGGTGCCCGACTGGACCCTGTCCCTAGCGCCTACCTTCCTGAGGGGTGTGCGGACTGGACCCTGTCCCTAGCACCTACCTTCCTGAGGGGCGTGCGGACTGGACCCTGTCCCTAGCGCCTACCTTCCTGAGGCGCGTGCGGACTGGACCCTGTCCCTAGCGCCTACCTTCCTGAGGGGCGTGCGGACTGGACCCTGTCCCTAGCGCCTACCTTCCTGAGGGGCGTGCGGACTGGACCCTGTCCCTAGCGCCTACCTTCCTGAGGGGCGTGCGGACTGGACCCTGTCCCTAGCGCCTACCTTCCTGAGGCGCGTGCGGACTGGACCCTGTCCCTAGCGCCTACCTTCCTGAGGCGCGTGCGGACTGGACCCTGTCCCTAGCGCCTACCTTCCTGAGGGGCGTGCGGACTGGACCCTGTCCCTAGCGCCTACCTTCCTGAGGGGCGTGCGGACAAAGTCAACACCCCACAGGGTTTTAATTTACGTATGTTGAGGTTACGATTTTGCTTAGTACCATCTCACAGAATCCATGAACTCGGGGGTCTGATGTGCACACAGTGAGGGGATGGGGCTTGTGTCACACCTCGGTCATGCCAGCTCTGCCACAGCGCCTAGGAAAACCCCTCCAGGGCCACACGAACCTCCAGAGGGGACGCCCGTGGAGCCGTGGAGACCCCCTCCCTGCACCACGGTGGCCAAACGCAGTGAGGGCCCTGCTGcctgggagcaggagaggaggagagagaagatgggaCATGGCGGGTGAGGGTGGGAAGACGCGCGGGGATGTCACCCCATCCAAGACAGCCGGGAACGGTGTGGAGTCAGGAAGCGAGAATCTTCCCAACAGCATGCACGCTCGTCGTGGAATTAGTCACGGTATCTTAGGAGATTAAGTGTCTAGTTCCCACACTGAATCTGGAAGACGGAGTAAGAACGCGGCAAACAGCACACGAGCAGATGAACATCGTGAAGATGGGCGGACAATCGGCCAGCCAGACCCCGCGGGCGTCCAGGCGCTGCTGCCCGTCGCCATCGGGGGCACAGAGCCGGCACCGTGGTGACTGGTTCCCGCCCACACGGGTGACACTCACGAATGAAGCCACGATGACGCAGATCCGGGAGCAGGACCCGGCAGAGCCCGGGGGCACACAGGGGCCGAGCGCTCCCTCTGTGCACACGCACGGTCAGCACTCCCTCATTCGCTTCTGCAAACACCCGTTTCCGAACGCCACTGACTGTGTCTTGTGCCATGAGAGAAGGAACCAGCCGTTGAACAGGCACCCTAACACTGCGAGggctcccggggcgggggggggagtcCAGCTGACTCCGGCTCTGCCACGGCAGGAAGGGGAGCACTCACTCGGCCATGACGCGTCGGACGTTGCTGGCGTACAACGCGGggtccttcttctcctcctccgaAGGGCTGTACACGGGGAGAAACTGGGCACAGAGAAGGCTGCGTTACTTTCACGCACATCACGAGCCCACCCAGCCACAGTTATGAGTTCGACACAATCGAGATCTATCAAAGCAGCTTCCGTTAGAACCACCTTCAAACTGGTCACAGTGTACGCGCACACAGACGCacgcatacgtgtgtgtgtgtggacacagcCCAGGATTTCTCAGGAGCGCCCGCTCCCCTGAGACAGGCGCCCCTGCTTGCCCGGGAACCCCGTGTTTCTAATTTCACACGGAAGCTGACTCTTCCGATGCAAAAGAAGGACGTGTGCTCCCCTTTCTAAAAGTCTCCGCCTGCGTTGGGGATAACACGACATTGTTTCCACACGAGAAAGAGACAACTAGATTTGACGTCCAGCGCATTCTGCGATTATCATGAATCACCCCATGAACGTGGGTCTTTGCGTGAGCGACGCTTACACAGCGTTTTAAGTAAGTCCCACAGTCCGCTGCCAAGTGCGCTGTGCGGAAAAGCCAACATCACTGAGCCCTTTTCCCTTCACACAGATCAGTAACAACACGGGGACACCCTGAAGCCCTATCAGTTCCCACCGTGTGATTCAGGCACCCCCCACGCCTGTGGGTACCACGCACCGCACTGGCACCTGCCAGCACAGCACGCGTGTGGACACGTGGGGTGAATTCAAAAAGTCACAGTTTCCCTTAAACTCTGAaaactgtgggggcgcctgggtggctcagtcagttaagcatctgcctttggctcaggtcatgatcccagggtcctgggatcaagccccaggttgggctccctgctcactgggagcctgcttctccctctacctgccgctccccctgcttgtgctctctgacaaataaataaataaaattgcaaaaaaaccccaacaactcTGAAAACTGGAAATGCGGCCTGAAATAGGGAAGTGCACACGGGGGGGCGTCCTCCCCTGAGCCCTGCTGCAAAGCTGCTTCCCGGCCACCCGCAAACGAGCCCCATGTAACGTTCTAGGCAGACGGCCTGCCACCCTTGGACTCGGGCCAGGGACCGTTGGGCTCAGTGTGTTGTAATTAAGTGGCTTATGTTGTACAGAAGTGAAAAACCTGGAGCCTGGCTGAAATCCAGGCTCATTTGTAAATTCAGGGTAACTCCACAACTTTTATCAGAAGGTAGCAAATTGCCTCATTCAACCCTTTCCCCTGTGTTCGGGCTCCCTTTTCAGTGGCAGGGTAGCCGACGATTCCCTTTTTAAGAAAGGAGACTCTATTCCTCACCCACTTAGATAAAACGTACAGGCTACACGAAAGTGCTATTTATTAGCGGAGAGAATGGGTGTCACGGCTTCGGGACATCCAGCGAGCCGAAAGCTGGAGGCGGGCTACGTGATCTGACCGCGGATTGAACAGAGAATGACAGACGACAGCTCTGCCGTATCAATTCTGCAGCATCAGTGTCACGTAAAAATGCCGAAACATAATTTGTTGCACATGTGCCAATTTAAATGCCTTTAATTAAGCTACGCTAACCATAACAAAAGAAGCGTTTaacttccttgttgatttttaaaaacccatctgATTCTTGCAAAATCATGCAAGAGACACGATGTGACTAACGAAAAACCACTGGGAAGTACCCAAGGAGCAAAGAGAAGTGGGAAGACTTCAGAGCAAGACAGATGACACAGTGTCGTATCTGTACAGACAGCAACGTGAGACTGCGGAGCACCGTGTCCGTGTGGACACCGACGCTGGCTCTCCAGAGAGCCCACAGCACACTGCATCTGCAGACACGCACGTCCACACAAATAACATCATGTTGTCCTTGTACAGACGCCAACACAACACCACATCCGTGGGCACGACAGCGTTACACCATGTAACACCGTGTCCACGCTGAAGCCGACAAACTGCTGAGTCACACTGTATCCTACAGACAACACAGTGTCACCTGTAGACGCCAGGGTAACATTGTATCCGCACAGACTGCCAGCGTAACACCGAGCTGCAGACAGCGCCTCCGGCTGGACGGCACAGGCTGCAGCAGCACCACGTGACGCGACAGCCACGGAACCCCGTCCCGCCCAGACACAGCCCCACAGCACCCTGACCCTGCATCTTTACAGGCCCACACCAGCCGGTCAACACCGCATCTCTACAAACCTCGATCTCCACTCGGTTGTGAAACTGACACAGCGTGAGCCACAGGATTTTCAACCTTGGAAACGAACAAACAGATCGACAGCATTGGTTAAAAGCTTCTCAGTGTCATGTACTTAAGTTACTTTCAATTCTGGAGCAAActctccaaccccccccccccccgcccccaagggCACGGCTCGGCAGTTAGTTCGTTCAGGGACACTCGGCCTCCCCCCGTGCCGAAAGCCGAGCCTTACAACACTGTGACAAGGAGGGGCCGCTCGACCAGCCAGGCTTCCTCACTGTCCCTACCAAATGCACCCACTCCTGCAGCTCTCCTTTGCCCAGCAGGCCCCGGTTTCCCAAGTGTGTCCTCTGGCTCAGGAAACCTCCTCTACATGACACTGTCCCGGACCTGGCTGTCCCCAGGCAATGCAGACTCAACAGGCCTTAAGCCATGCCCTCCACAAGGCCGGCCCCAGACCTCCTGACCTCAGAACCGGCATCACCaccctttgctttgcagaagttGGAAATGGGGAGCCATGTGGAGTCTCCTGTCCTTGGGCCATTGCTCTTCCCCGCAGTGGACAACTGTCCTCTAGCTGTTTTTGTCCACACCTGACTTCTACCCCATCACTGTCAGCCCCAAGCCTGGCCACCAGGGCCCAAAGGAGCCCCTTCCCACCCTTCTCCCAGGTTCCTCCTTGCTTCTCACCATCCACCGTCCACACTCTGGCCTCGGCAATGCGAACACCGCCGCCCACCTATGCTGCCCCTCAGGGCACCTCCCCAGCATCTGTTCCAAATGCTTTGTCCGCGGGCCTTGGGGGGGCTCTGCCTGGCCCCACCACCGACCCTTCTGCTACCAAACACCAGGTCAAACGCTGGCACCACGGACGCCTGCTCTCCTGAAACCCTGTGCCTCCCCGCGTAGCTGTTTGAGCGGAGGGCCGTCCCTAcagctccccttccttctccaagaGCTGTGGGGTGCGGACGGGACGGCGGCCACGGAGCCAACAGGCACCCTTGGGAAGGAAAGAGCACTCACAGTCACCTTCCCCTTGGACTTGAAGACCATTAACTCAGGTCCTGGAATCCAGGAGTGTGAGAACAGGCCAGGTCTGCACACTTAGTTTTCACAGTGGGCAGAACCTGACGGCTGTCAGACAGCAGTGGGTTATGCGTTCAGGGTTTCCACATTGGCAAAAGTAACCAGAATGCAGGGCAGTCACTTGAGTGGCCCCTGTGCTTTCCCAGCAGGACAGGACACACAAGAAAGTACGGTGTCTGACTTACGCTCCGGGTCCTTGCCATGTCCACGTGATGGTGTCCTGGGGGCAAGAAAGGAGCAAAATGAATCACAGCTGGAAATCAGGCACCCGGAGTCCCCATGTGAGCCTGCCCTCTGTCCTGGCCCTCGACCTGGCCCACCTCTGACCCCAGAGATGCTggtgcccctcttcctcccaaGTCCACTCTGGGACAAGGAAGCAGGTGGGTGCCTATCGCCGCCAGGCCACCCCGACACACACCTCTCCTCCCACGGCTCCGAGGTTGGCGATTCTGACCGCCACCTGAGATGCCACCCCCGTTCTGTTTTCTGCCCTCCCCCGTGTTCAACATGTCCCTGCCAACACCAGTCCACAGCACGGGGGCCGCTCTCTGTGAGCAGCTCCCGCGACACCCGCCGTGGCATCACCATCACTTCCCACAGGACGCTCATTCCGAGAGACGCCCAGCAGATGAGCCCAGGcttgggagggagcagaggaaaccCCTGCGGGGCCCTGCACGTGCCCAGGGCCCCGAATGTGGGGACATGCCCCATCCTCAGTCTCAGCTGCTCAGCCAACCACTTCGGTGGGGACTCGGACACACACCCCGTT
This region of Ursus arctos isolate Adak ecotype North America unplaced genomic scaffold, UrsArc2.0 scaffold_15, whole genome shotgun sequence genomic DNA includes:
- the LPCAT1 gene encoding lysophosphatidylcholine acyltransferase 1, which gives rise to MRLRARGPRAAPSSNAASSVGAGDARRLVPPGRNPFVHELRLSALRKAQIVFMTLTLFPIRLLLIVTMMLLAWPFTFFATLGSSDQEPEQPPATWRKVVDFLLKAIMRTMWFSGGFHWVVMKGQQASPPEASILTLAPHSSYFDAIAVTLTMSSIVMKAESRDIPIWGTLIKYIQPVFVSRSDQDSRRKTVEEIRRRAQSHGKWPQIMIFPEGTCTNRTCLITFKPGAFIPGVPVQPVVLRYPNKLDTITWTWQGPGALKILWLTLCQFHNRVEIEFLPVYSPSEEEKKDPALYASNVRRVMAEALGISVTDYTFEDCQLALAEGQLRLPADTCLLEFARLVRGLGLKPETLEKDLDKYSESAKMQRGGKLGLPEFAEYLGVPVSDTLEDMFSLFDESGDGRMDPREYVVALSVVCRPAQTLDTIQLAFKMYGSQDGDIDEDTLSSILKTALGVAELSVTSLFQAIDQEGTGRITFADFCRFAEMFPNFAEEYLYPKQTHSDSCAQTPPTPTPNGFCADFSPENADARRKPFRKKLD